Proteins encoded by one window of Mariniplasma anaerobium:
- a CDS encoding MerR family transcriptional regulator, translating into MNGYIKISQLASIMGISTHQIRYFEEKGIFDPAFIEKNGYRMYGINEIYEMLHILFFRELDISVKDISILKKTNMKADYLSILTEKKDDIEKHIVKLKDLKKAIETTIQVLDEVKENNESFRYAELNEVKLKILNSYEHHHNINAQDMLQIIKEYSNYNLLNTVQIYDESKYYVCVEDERNFDYTLSQGKYIYKMENVNSYQKAEKKVAQFLKQIKKMSIETEGPLLIQDLHQASITSSDSVTIKIMMKVKNEKS; encoded by the coding sequence ATGAATGGATATATCAAAATTAGTCAATTAGCATCTATAATGGGAATATCAACACATCAAATTAGATATTTTGAAGAGAAAGGAATCTTTGATCCAGCATTCATTGAAAAAAATGGATATCGGATGTATGGGATCAATGAAATCTATGAAATGCTTCACATCTTATTTTTTAGAGAACTAGATATTTCGGTTAAAGATATTTCTATATTAAAGAAAACTAATATGAAAGCAGATTACTTATCCATATTAACTGAGAAAAAAGATGACATTGAAAAGCATATTGTAAAACTAAAAGACTTGAAAAAAGCAATTGAAACAACAATACAAGTTCTAGATGAAGTAAAAGAAAACAACGAAAGTTTTAGATATGCTGAGTTGAATGAAGTAAAACTTAAGATATTAAATAGCTATGAGCATCATCACAATATTAATGCACAAGATATGCTTCAAATAATCAAAGAATATAGTAATTATAATCTGCTAAATACAGTACAAATATATGATGAATCGAAATATTATGTCTGCGTAGAAGATGAAAGAAATTTTGATTATACATTGAGTCAAGGCAAGTATATTTATAAAATGGAAAATGTTAATAGTTATCAAAAAGCAGAGAAGAAAGTTGCACAATTTTTAAAGCAAATAAAAAAGATGTCTATTGAAACTGAAGGGCCATTATTGATACAAGATTTGCATCAAGCTTCAATAACAAGTAGCGATTCAGTAACAATAAAAATAATGATGAAGGTGAAAAATGAAAAGAGTTGA